A genomic region of Fusarium falciforme chromosome 4, complete sequence contains the following coding sequences:
- a CDS encoding PXA domain-containing protein, producing the protein MTAASPVAAATPPVRPPAPRPKTVAFEADAPSSATSRRPNRSNSSDPLSDRATSLLVRRTLCSPQLGDKSRDAQVPIDELLPPLTSRNDVDLQLYAFLAIIMREFVQSWYSKITSDENFVSEILHIIAHCSRALEQRFRKVDLESLLLDEIPDLLDKHITVYRTAHNAVSTPPVELDPREAYHALCPLPHLAPVPRSDDPDTASDQKENEALYRQLLVQGVLAILLPTEDLENPCLTALVEQIFSELIIGNVIANKASQPWLLYEGICISARVIRERKEKGAMSESSGESLEPQLEVKGGRAWSVRSMFLGVIQLGMLVVGSLRFITTALVMASSLPARTTPLEEKKAVMDHDKSAASISRSNPRSSNTAKAPILSCRIWTCLGNLLELSMRMPWLAGFLSLLQYGAINGPGRIAGHDGPVDRLLSHHIHSLFSPSHLPPLLRTLRGVLFPNNAPGTTSLFPPSSDAELQALRRRAANALWGLLPKGVGSLYFGGRLWRRGVSTGEGDSSSDEEDLLVDEMERLLLVLDDEYCNKHLMYSILELVLVRLMPELSEKGVTDLWEERLGVDV; encoded by the exons ATGACCGCCGCTTCTCCCGTGGCCGCGGCCACTCCTCCTGTCCGCCCTCCGGCCCCACGTCCCAAGACCGTCGCCTTCGAGGCGGATGCGCCGTCTTCTGCTACCTCACGCCGGCCGAACCGCTCGAACTCGTCCGATCCGCTCTCTGACCGAGCGACATCTCTTCTGGTACGCCGCACGCTGTGCTCACCGCAGCTTGGGGACAAGAGCCGAGATGCGCAGGTGCCCATTGATGAGCTGCTCCCACCTCTGACCAGCCGCAACGATGTCGATCTTCAACTATACGCATTCCTCGCCATTATTATGAGAGAGTTTGTCCAGAGCTGGTATAGCAAAATCACCTCGGACGAGAACTTTGTGTCAGAGATATTACACATCATCGCCCACTGCTCACGGGCGTTGGAGCAACGGTTTAGGAAGGTTGATCTGGAGAGTCTTCTGCTAGACGAGATACCTGACTTGCTGGACAAGCACATCACTG TTTACCGTACTGCGCATAATGCTGTATCGACGCCGCCTGTAGAGCTGGACCCTCGAGAGGCGTATCATGCTCTATGCCCTCTTCCACACCTTGCGCCCGTTCCTCGCTCAGATGACCCGGACACAGCATCAGATCAGAAGGAGAACGAGGCGCTCTACCGTCAGCTGCTCGTTCAGGGCGTGTTGGCTATCCTGTTACCAACCGAGGACCTGGAGAATCCTTGTCTCACAGCCCTCGTCGAGCAGATCTTTTCCGAGCTCATCATTGGCAATGTCATTGCCAATAAAGCCTCTCAGCCGTGGCTGTTATACGAGGGAATCTGCATCTCAGCCAGGGTGATACGAGAGAGGAAGGAAAAAGGGGCCATGTCGGAGAGTTCAGGTGAATCTCTCGAGCCTCAACTCGAGGTCAAGGGCGGTCGTGCGTGGTCTGTACGCTCCATGTTCCTGGGCGTGATTCAACTGGGTATGCTGGTCGTGGGCTCGCTTCGCTTCATCACTACGGCTCTTGTGATGGCTTCGTCTCTTCCCGCTAGAACCACACCCttggaagaaaagaaagctGTGATGGACCACGACAAGTCGGCCGCTTCCATCTCACGCTCTAACCCGAGGTCATCCAACACGGCCAAAGCCCCCATCCTATCATGTCGAATCTGGACCTGCCTTGGGAACCTACTCGAGTTGAGCATGCGTATGCCTTGGCTTGCCGGGTTTCTGTCGCTTCTCCAGTACGGCGCGATTAACGGACCTGGACGAATAGCTGGTCACGATGGGCCTGTTGACAG GCTACTCTCTCATCACATTcattctctcttctctccttctcatctCCCCCCTCTCCTGCGCACCCTCCGAGGCGTCCTCTTCCCCAACAACGCCCCCGGCACGACGAGCTTGTTCCCACCCTCCTCCGATGCCGAGCTGCAGGCCTTGCGTCGCAGAGCCGCTAACGCCCTTTGGGGGCTGCTGCCGAAGGGGGTGGGAAGCCTCTACTTTGGCGGTCGCTTATGGCGGCGCGGGGTGTCCACCGGTGAGGGGGATTCCTCatcggacgaggaggatcttTTGGTAGACGAGATGGAGCGGCTCCTCCTGGTGCTGGACGATGAGTACTGCAACAAGCACCTCATGTACAGCATCCTCGAGTTGGTGCTCGTGAGGTTAATGCCGGAGCTCAGCGAAAAGGGGGTGACGGATCTGTGGGAGGAGCGGCTTGGAGTAGATGTGTag
- a CDS encoding Pyrroline-5-carboxylate reductase, whose product MPNTMALTPYGSNGSTDLTMAVLGCGTMGVAILSGILNSLADMQGPKPLQIPRSGASTPMDEVPQRLPSRFIASVATAAGAKRVKGTLWEHSSILKVVHNDNLSAVQQSEVVLLTCKPWMVKEILSEPGIAKALHGKLLISVCTGVTVEDIEIALHGAVPSKDPNEDGRCRIVRAMCNAAAVIRESMTVVATSSPPLDCATESLVTWIFKRIGDVVYLPAQHMDASTALCASGPAFFALVLEAAIDGAVAMGIPRHDAQRMAVQSMRGMTGLVQNGEHPALLREKVCTSGGCTIGGVLVMEEGRVRGTVSRAVRESAVVASQLGKGVEGVNGTRFPGPSSLQ is encoded by the exons ATGCCCAACACAATGGCTCTCACGCCTTACGGCTCAAATGGATCTACCGATCTCACTATGGCTGTTCTCGGTTGCG GCACCATGGGCGTCGCCATCCTTAGTGGCATCCTGAACTCGCTCGCCGATATGCAAGGTCCTAAGCCCCTGCAAATTCCCAGGTCAGGAGCCTCAACTCCCATGGACGAGGTGCCCCAGCGTCTCCCATCTCGCTTCATCGCCAGCGTGGCCACTGCTGCCGGTGCCAAGCGTGTCAAGGGCACCCTCTGGGAGCACTCTTCCATTCTCAAGGTCGTCCACAATGACAACCTCTCCGCCGTCCAGCAGTCAGAGGTCGTTCTCCTGACCTGCAAGCCCTGGATGGTAAAGGAGATCCTCAGCGAACCCGGCATCGCCAAGGCCCTGCACGGCAAGCTGCTCATCAGCGTTTGCACTGGTGTCACCGTTGAGGACATTGAGATTGCTCTCCACGGTGCCGTGCCCTCCAAGGACCCCAACGAGGATGGCCGTTGCCGTATCGTCCGGGCCATGTGCAACGCTGCTGCTGTGATCCGCGAGTCCATGACCGTTGTCGCCACCAGCAGCCCGCCTCTGGACTGTGCTACCGAGAGCCTCGTCACCTGGATCTTCAAGCGCATTGGCGATGTCGTCTACCTCCCTGCCCAGCACATGGATGCCTCAACAGCCCTGTGCGCTTCCGGCCCGGCCTTTTTCGCGCTTGTGCTAGAAGCCGCCATCGACGGCGCCGTCGCCATGGGAATTCCCCGCCATGACGCCCAGCGCATGGCCGTGCAGTCCATGAGGGGCATGACCGGCCTGGTCCAGAATGGCGAGCACCCGGCCCTGCTCCGGGAAAAGGTCTGCACCTCGGGAGGCTGCACCATCGGTGGAGTTCtggtcatggaggagggcAGAGTCCGCGGCACCGTCTCAAGAGCCGTGCGGGAATCCGCCGTTGTGGCGAGTCAGCTCGGAAAGGGAGTTGAGGGTGTGAATGGAACAAGATTCCCCGGCCCTTCAAGTCTGCAATGA
- a CDS encoding Putative lysosomal cobalamin transporter: protein MLHITSSSSPVGSAIFSCLALLVISLVVLLILRYYLPLRTTPAFYLLPIFFALWLPSIVVILVPIDLASSATTGDEATRGIWLPERVLLVSWRITYWLTFALTWFILPILAEYADAGYREPYDKFMYSVRSNAMFHAIVLSLGSVGLIYVFVYYGFNFTSVKALVMALAYCWGLILAIYLMGHGLVSIPRRLMRGASISGRLRRLQSKAPKVYEQMEDSIANLEDIEIQVVELGRRKTGSALAFRDWIEELQEMANIPESQPRPSRFGGTGTDSAIIPHVITEKYLADLTRKYVRARHTRSRYVNAWNELVQEAAETQNILDSAGSKKLELGDVSPHAGFWEKMVILTPYTRYLYYYHLLPYGQVLLGLFLAAASACIVWSEFVKIAFPKLSVIRLTVVHHWVGDKAEVGFAGQVISSLWICYMCAAALISMTEVKVWRGRALVRRNTAHESAFWYAMQVAKLTIPISYNFVTFLSKDVYNKTTFYKFLGVLVDFTPLGRYFDDLFPVLVLFPVFATLFGIYGRVKRIFVGMDVMDDEEDNAAGYGTGSWREGRDLISRELGGNTLFHRREDALARIAATGTSGGRSAPVLSIPSAHGAASSPARSPARPATTTRVRTSAFGPHWNDEPPEDDNIFQILGHRMKNTFDTIEGPKWFHDMKKPKWMGGNDDDDAGAGSSGSGPDFRRWFGGGSSEGQIRI from the exons ATGTTACACATCACAAGTAGTTCGTCGCCCGTCGGCTCCGCTATCTTTTCATGTCTTGCGCTACTAGTCATCTCTCTCGTCGTCCTACTCATCTTACGATACTATCTCCCCCTCCGAACGACTCCGGCTTTTTATCTCCTCCCCATCTTCTTCGCCCTCTGGCTGCCCTCGATagtcgtcatcctcgtacCGATCGATCTCGCCTCGAGTGCGACCACCGGAGATGAGGCAACAAGAGGAATATGGCTCCCTGAGCGAGTCCTTCTAGTATCATGGCGCATCACATACTGGCTGACCTTTGCATTGACTTG GTTCATCCTCCCCATCCTCGCCGAATATGCTGATGCAGGATATCGAGAACCATACGACAAGTTCATGTACTCGGTTCGCAGCAATGCGATGTTTCACGCCATTGTCCTGAGCCTCGGATCGGTCGGTCTTATCTACGTCTTCGTCTACTATGGATTCAACTTCACTTCCGTCAAGGCGCTTGTCATGGCTCTTGCATACTGTTGGGGATTGATCCTAGCCATCTATCTGATGGGTCACGGGTTGGTGTCGATTCCGCGCCGCCTCATGCGTGGCGCAAGCATAAGCGGACGATTGCGACGCCTTCAGAGCAAAGCCCCCAAAGTCTATGAGCAGATGGAGGACTCGATCGCGAATCTCGAAGATATTGAAATTCAGGTTGTCGAGCTTGGGCGGCGCAAGACAGGCagcgccttggccttccGCGACTGGATCGAAGAACTGCAAGAGATGGCCAACATTCCTGAATCCCAACCCCGACCATCGCGATTCGGCGGCACTGGCACCGATAGCGCCATCATCCCGCATGTCATTACCGAAAAATACCTCGCCGATCTCACCAGAAAGTATGTGCGCGCGAGGCATACTCGATCCCGATACGTCAACGCATGGAACGAGCTCGTTCAGGAAGCGGCCGAGACACAGAATATTTTGGACTCTGCAGGATCCAAGAAGCTTGAACTCGGCGATGTTTCACCCCATGCCGGGTTCTGGGAAAAGATGGTGATACTGACTCCATATACCCGGTACCTGTACTACTACCATCTGCTGCCATACGGGCaggttcttcttggcttgTTCCTGGCGGCAGCATCGGCCTGTATCGTTTGGTCCGAGTTTGTCAAGATCGCGTTCCCCAAGTTGTCGGTCATCAGACTAACCGTGGTGCACCACTGGGTTGGTGACAAGGCTGAGGTTGGGTTCGCTGGTCAAGTCATCTCATCGCTATGGATCTGCTACATGTGCGCAGCTGCTCTCATCTCGATGACCGAGGTCAAGGTCTGGCGCGGCCGGGCTCTCGTCCGTCGCAACACGGCTCATGAATCGGCCTTTTGGTACGCCATGCAAGTGGCCAAGCTCACTATCCCCATCTCGTACAACTTCGTGACCTTCCTATCCAAGGACGTCTACAACAAGACCACATTTTACAAGTTCCTGGGTGTACTGGTCGACTTTACACCACTTGGTCGCTATTTCGACGATCTCTTCCCTGTTCTGGTATTGTTCCCTGTCTTTGCTACCCTGTTCGGTATCTATGGCAGAGTCAAGAGGATCTTTGTGGGAATGGacgtgatggatgatgaagaggacaaCGCTGCTGGTTATGGCACCGGTTCCTGGCGCGAAGGCCGAGATCTCATTTCTCGAGAACTGGGTGGAAACACCCTCTTCCATCGCCGGGAGGATGCCCTCGCCAGAATAGCGGCGACAGGTACTTCAGGAGGCAGATCCGCTCCAGTGCTGTCTATTCCCTCTGCTCACGGCGCCGCATCCTCACCTGCTCGATCGCCCGCTCGGCCTGCCACCACGACCCGGGTACGCACATCAGCCTTTGGCCCCCACTGGAATGACGAACCGCCAGAGGACGACAACATCTTCCAGATTCTAGGTCACCGCATGAAGAACACGTTCGACACCATCGAGGGACCCAAGTGGTTCCATGATatgaagaagcccaagtGGATGGGAGGtaacgacgatgatgacgccgGTGCTGGTTCTTCTGGGTCCGGGCCAGACTTTCGTAGATGGTTTGGAGGTGGCTCGAGTGAAGGCCAGATCCGCATCTAA
- a CDS encoding Mitochondrial import inner membrane translocase subunit, with protein sequence MDSSQVKQAVMKQVQQEANLVNARALIEKLQENCFEKCVPKPGSSLSSSETTCMTSCMEKYMAAWNMVNSAYIARLKQESGH encoded by the exons ATGGATTCCAGCCAAGTCAAGCAGGCCGTTATGAAGCAGGTCCAGCAGGAGGCCAACCTTGTCAACGCTCGGGCCCTCATCGAG AAACTCCAGGAGAATTGCTTCGAAAAGTGTGTCCCCAAGCCCGGATCTTCCCTCTCGAGCAGCGAGACGACCTGCATGACCAGCTGCATGGAGAAGTACATGGCAGCCTGGAATATGGTTAACTCGGCCTACATCGCCCGGTTAAAGCAAGAGTCCGGTCATTAA
- a CDS encoding Zf-Mss51 domain-containing protein yields MEPTLRRAASSLCGRCSATLRRQLATGSQAKPWMRISAHHIRSVHSTTKDQKRPSPAQRDFSTTAKNQSEAAAASKSPEPPVRLSEDNLFHPFSKSPVPEFRRRAAFMRQHAYCPHPDHQQTKVPTIAPQHEDAKPQGGTQAPAHVNFDCPDCGLPVYCCEEHWMDDYEKHLEICDTLRQINEDDHDLRSGRIFHEANLPDLQMEDAAINMTNWDTFMYTREFDAVNSDRSMRQITRLLTYPVTIGSVLHELSPYSMKKGERLTAEGLKSFSALRYNLHPPKSGRGYGVNQLRPEPPPVRLFILGARAESSLPRPAWVQLAHMFPEARLHLIFVGPESMANRDDEFPLPERTPSNPFGAVVEDRVWYKMKISTIVDYYHTIHKTQHFAPYDPYFDCFVLFHPGLGHPASSHEWEETLPLLLETKVPIISTGYTQFDMERDVEWVNKKSKGEFDILLQPGENVFRSLRWDLNDMDPQDISCGNWGVWAFRGKRYETTVKNEE; encoded by the exons ATGGAGCCTACCTTGCGGCGAGCGGCTTCTAGCCTTTGCGGGCGCTGCTCTGCTACTCTTCGGAGGCAATTGGCCACCGGGAGCCAGGCGAAGCCATGGATGAGGATATCAGCCCATCATATCCGAAGCGTCCATTCGACGACCAAGGACCAGAAGCGACCTTCGCCTGCCCAAAGGGACTTTTCGACCACGGCGAAGAATCAATCCGAAGCTGCAGCTGCGAGCAAAAGTCCGGAACCTCCAGTGCGCCTCAGCGAGGATAACCTGTTCCACCCGTTCTCCAAGTCCCCAGTCCCGGAGTTCCGACGTCGAGCGGCCTTCATGCGACAGCATGCCTACTGCCCACACCCCGATCACCAGCAAACCAAGGTTCCGACTATCGCCCCCCAGCACGAAGATGCCAAGCCCCAAGGCGGTACCCAGGCACCGGCCCATGTCAACTTTGACTGCCCTGACTGCGGACTTCCTGTTTACTGCTGCGAGGAACATTGGATGGACGATTACGAGAAGCATCTTGAAATTTGCGATACACTTCGACAGATCAACGAGGATGACCATGACTTGCGTTCTGGCCGAATTTTCCATGAGGCAAACCTCCCAGACCTGCAAATGGAGGACGCCGCTATCAACATGACAAACTGGGATACTTTCATGTACACCCGAGAGTTTGATGCCGTCAACTCGGATCGTTCGATGAGACAGATTACCCGTCTCTTGACATACCCCGTTACGATTGGCAGTGTTCTCCACGAGCTTAGCCCGTATAGCATGAAGAAGGGAGAACGATTGACTGCTGAGGGATTGAAGAGCTTTAGCG CCTTGCGGTATAACCTGCACCCCCCCAAGTCTGGTCGAGGTTATGGTGTCAACCAGCTCCGGCCTGAGCCCCCACCTGTGAGACTTTTCATCCTGGGAGCTCGTGCTGAGTCGTCTCTGCCACGACCTGCTTGGGTGCAGTTGGCACACATGTTCCCCGAGGCCCGACTTCATCTCATCTTTGTTGGACCAGAGAGTATGGCCAACCGTGACGACGAGTTTCCGCTGCCGGAACGCACTCCATCGAACCCCTTTGGAGCGGTAGTGGAAGATCGTGTCTGGTACAAGATGAAGATTAGCACGATCGTGGATTACTACCACACCATCCACAAGACCCAGCACTTTGCGCCTTACGATCCCTACTTTGATTGCTTTGTGCTCTTCCACCCCGGTCTGGGTCACCCTGCCAGCAGTCACGAGTGGGAGGAGACGCTTCCTCTGCTTCTCGAGACCAAGGTTCCTATCATCAGCACTGGATATACTCAGTTTGATATGGAGCGGGATGTGGAATGGGTGAACAAGAAATCGAAGGGAGAGTTTGATATCCTTCTTCAGCCCGGCGAGAACGTCTTCCGAAGCCTTCGATGGGATCTGAATGACATGGATCCCCAGGATATCAGCTGTGGTAACTGGGGTGTTTGGGCGTTCCGTGGCAAGAG ATATGAGACGACGGTTAAGAATGAGGAGTAA
- a CDS encoding Histone acetyltransferase type B catalytic subunit, which yields MASLPNAEEWLSNANEAIRISLMAPSKTGLTTIAAFNPSFTHSFFGEDEQIFGYKDLKVNLRYRANDMRPHLKISYSSKFKAVGGPEPVDVKAVLEEGHHLPKIAFAKASDFEDSSKQMSDNWTPPGTLHTTIDAPDGHYEIWRGNLADQAVQQLNSRLQILVPFFIDGGSYIGQDLDSGEIDLSDADRWTFFSLYKKETVAETSTYVFVGYATLFRFYYFRPPTPPASPKGDWELPTGDLDLAELPCRTRLSQFIILPPFQGKGNGARLYKTVFEYYHKHEQTHEFTVEDPNEAFDLLRDICDLQFLKGMPEFCNLRLDTDVTIPKKGTLPKLIVGSDQLETIRLKAKIAPRQFGRVLEMYLMSQLPESVQPTMAIDEKRPAPTKADKHQLRVWKLIAKQRLYRHNKDFLAQIEPHERIERLDDTLDGVGLEYARILAACERSAKNAQAEPKNGKRKLQEENGEGSSSKKARVEDA from the exons ATGGCTAGCTTGCCTAATGCTGAGGAGT GGCTCAGCAACGCCAACGAGGCGATTCGCATCAGCTTGATGGCGCCATCAAAGACTGGCCTTACCACTATCGCGGCATTCAACCCTAGTTTCACCCACTCTTTCTTCGGGGAGGATGAGCAGATCTTTGGGTACAAAGACCTAAAGGTCAACCTGCGGTACCGCGCTAATGACATGCGACCGCACCTGAAAATATCCTACAGCAGCAAGTTCAAGGCTGTTGGCGGACCTGAGCCAGTAGATGTGAAAGCGGTCTTGGAAGAGGGCCACCACCTGCCCAAGA TTGCCTTTGCCAAGGCGAGCGACTTCGAGGACAGCTCCAAGCAGATGAGCGACAACTGGACGCCTCCCGGCACTCTGCACACGACCATCGATGCGCCCGACGGCCACTACGAGATCTGGCGCGGAAACCTGGCCGACCAAGCAGTTCAGCAGCTCAACAGTCGCCTGCAAATCCTGGTCCCATTCTTCATCGACGGAGGTAGCTATATTGGCCAGGACCTAGACTCTGGGGAGATTGATCTGTCCGACGCCGACCGATGGACCTTTTTCTCGCTATACAAGAAGGAAACGGTGGCAGAGACGAGCACATATGTTTTTGTCGGCTACGCAACTCTCTTCCGATTCTACTACTTCAGGCCCCCAACGCCTCCGGCGTCGCCAAAGGGTGACTGGGAGCTGCCAACAGGCGATCTGGACCTCGCAGAGCTTCCCTGCAGAACACGTCTGTCTCAGTTCATCATCTTGCCTCCTTTCCAGGGCAAGGGCAATGGCGCTCGCCTCTACAAAACCGTTTTCGAATACTATCACAAGCATGAGCAGACACACGAGTTTACCGTCGAAGACCCGAATGAGGCGTTTGATCTCTTGCGAGATATTTGCGATTTGCAGTTCCTCAAAGGGATGCCTGAATTCTGCAACTTGCGACTGGACACAGATGTAACGATTCCCAAGAAGGGAACTCTCCCCAAACTGATTGTCGGCAGCGACCAGTTGGAAACAATCcgcctcaaggccaagattgctCCTCGTCAGTTTGGACGTGTCCTCGAGATGTACCTCATGTCTCAACTGCCGGAATCGGTGCAGCCCACAATGGCGATCGACGAGAAGCGCCCAGCTCCGACAAAAGCAGACAAGCACCAGCTGAGGGTTTGGAAGTTGATTGCCAAGCAGCGCCTCTACCGTCACAACAAAGACTTCCTTGCTCAAATTGAGCCTCATGAGCGGATCGAGAGGCTTGATGATACATTGGACGGTGTTGGACTGGAGTATGCGCGAATCCTGGCTGCTTGCGAACGTTCGGCCAAGAATGCCCAGGCCGAACCAAAGAACGGCAAGCGAAAGCTGCAGGAAGAAAACGGCGAGGGTTCAAGCAGTAAGAAGGCTCGTGTGGAGGATGCCTAG
- a CDS encoding CAMP-dependent protein kinase type 1, translating into MPSLGFLKKKRTREGNSDPASNPTSPVTPTSRSKSISKAFGSSLLPRTSRNSTSVPAAQTNTSAQQQQQQQQPQHQPQQHPDAQAGTAPQSNPPSAPAQQTAAVSDAERQQTMNSVNVQQPPYVTGNAMHHDPQNLPSINNLINPPQQHQHDAQGNSYANNGQPNSQYLSTIEARSAQTVSPGTDPAVLQQQQQQAMPQPTMQPQQHEYQPQQQQQQQAQPQQHQANHQQQPSNGSQMRVTKGKYSLGDFDILRTLGTGSFGRVHLVQSKHNQRFYAVKVLKKAQVVKMKQVEHTNDERRMLADVKHPFLITLWGTFQDIKNLYMVMDFVEGGELFSLLRKSGRFPNPVAKFYAAEVTLALEYLHSKNVIYRDLKPENLLLDRHGHLKITDFGFAKRVPDKTWTLCGTPDYLAPEVVSNKGYNKSVDWWSLGILIYEMLCGYTPFWDSGSPMKIYENILKGKVKYPAYVNADAQNLLERLITADLTKRLGNLYGGPADVKNHPWFAEVTWDRLARKDIDAPYTPPVKAGAGDASQFDRYPEDPEKYGQTGGTDEFGHLFTEF; encoded by the exons ATGCCTTCCCTGGGGTTCCTCAAGAAAAAGCGGACCAGAGAGGGTAACTCTGATCCGGCCTCAAATCCAACCAGTCCTGTCACGCCAACTTCCAGATCAAAGTCCATCTCCAAGGCTTTTGGCTCGTCGCTACTGCCTCGAACCTCGAGGAACTCGACCTCGGTGCCAGCTGCCCAGACCAACACCAGcgcccagcagcaacagcagcagcagcagccgcaacACCAACCTCAACAGCATCCCGACGCCCAGGCAGGCACCGCGCCTCAGTCCAATCCGCCTTCTGCTCCGGCGCAGCAGACGGCGGCAGTCAGCGACGCCGAGCGACAGCAGACGATGAACTCGGTCAACGTTCAGCAGCCCCCGTACGTCACGGGCAATGCGATGCACCACGACCCGCAGAACCTACCAAGCATCAATAACCTCATCAATCCgcctcagcagcatcaacaCGATGCCCAGGGCAACTCCTATGCCAACAACGGCCAGCCCAATTCGCAATACCTATCAACTATAGAAGCTCGATCCGCGCAGACGGTCAGCCCCGGCACCGATCCCGCAGTCcttcagcaacaacagcagcaggccATGCCTCAGCCGACGATGCAACCGCAACAGCACGAATACCAGccccaacagcagcagcagcaacaggcgCAACCGCAACAGCACCAGGCGaaccatcagcagcagcctaGCAACGGATCACAGATGCGCGTCACCAAGGGCAAGTACTCGTTGGGTGATTTCGATATCTTGAGGACACTTGGAACTGGTAGCTTCGGCCGAGTCCATCTGGTCCAATCGAAGCATAACCAACGTTTCTACGCAGTCAAGGTGCTCAAGAAGGCCCAAGTAGTCAAGATGAAGCAGGTCGAGCACACCAACGACGAGCGACGAATGCTGGCAGATGTCAAGCATCCCTTCCTCATCACTCTGTGGGGCACGTTCCAAGACATCAAGAACCTGTACATGGTGATGGATTTTGTTGAAGGAGGCGAGCTCTTTTCGCTCCTCAGGAAGTCGGGG CGTTTCCCGAACCCAGTTGCCAAGTTTTACGCCGCCGAGGTGACGCTAGCGTTGGAGTACCTGCACTCCAAGAACGTCATCTACCGAGACCTGAAACCAGAAAATCTGCTCCTTGACCGACATGGCCACCTCAAGATTACAGATTTCGGCTTTGCGAAGCGAGTGCCTGACAAGACATGGACGCTGTGTGGCACACCCGACTACCTGGCTCCCGAAGTCGTCTCTAACAAGGGATACAACAAGTCTGTGGATTG GTGGTCATTGGGCATCCTGATATATGAAATGCTCTGCGGATACACGCCCTTCTGGGACAGTGGATCTCCTATGAAGATCTATGAAAACAttctcaagggcaaggtcaagtaCCCAGCGTACGTCAATGCAGATGCCCAGAATCTCCTGGAGCGCCTGATCACGGCCGATTTGACAAAGCGATTGGGCAACCTGTACGGCGGACCTGCGGATGTGAAGAATCACCCCTGGTTCGCCGAAGTTACTTGGGATCGCCTGGCTAGAAAGGATATCGATGCGCCATACACGCCGCCAGTCAAGGCTGGTGCGGGTGACGCTAGCCAGTTTGACCGATACCCCGAAGACCCAGAGAAATATGGCCAGACAGGAGGAACAGATGA ATTTGGACACCTCTTTACGGAGTTTTAA
- a CDS encoding CID domain-containing protein encodes MADPFEVRMRFTSQLQHLNASVASAQKAAQYALKYKEMDEDLHSCVLEQLERNNMNTRANIMYFIEHFLDLAQRDGHTDYIRMMQRDIIRVVDAVAPDDGSGAANVKVVRKVLQGLQGKGYLESQTVTQIEDVIKERETNADDLGLASPNGDVEMTDMPPSQTIPKPGRRSAPHRLDKRQIEQRIEEDRERHKRERESIWAIPKVENAEMNRLWEDTSDFGEDDDRLLTEELADFRKEMEMQPGCQHQRAANGNRH; translated from the exons ATGGCCGACCCCTTTGAGGTGCGCATGCGCTTCACCTCGCAGCTTCAGCATCTCAACGCCTCGGTAGCATCCGCCCAAAAAGCTGCCCAATATGCCCTCAAGTACAaggagatggacgaggaccTGCACTCCTGTGTCCTTGAGCAGCTCGAACGG AACAACATGAACACTCGCGCCAATATCATGTATTTCATCGAGCACTTTCTAGACCTGGCGCAGCGCGACGGGCACACAGACTACATTCGGATGATGCAACGTGATATTATTCGTGTCGTCGATGCCGTTGCTCCAGATGATGGGTCTGGCGCTGCTAATGTCAAAGTGGTTCGAAAG GTTCTACAAGGTCTCCAAGGCAAGGGATACTTGGAGTCTCAGACGGTCACCCAGATAGAAGATGTCATCAAGGAGCGAGAGACCAACGCGGACGACCTTGGTCTGGCCTCTCCCAACGGAGACGTCGAGATGACGGATATGCCTCCCTCACAGACCATACCCAAGCCAGGCCGGCGGAGTGCACCTCACCGGCTCGACAAGCGTCAGATCGAGCAGCGGATTGAGGAGGACCGTGAACGCCACAAGCGTGAGCGAGAGAGCATATGGGCCATCCCCAAGGTTGAGAATGCAGAGATGAACAGGCTGTGGGAGGACACGAGCGACTTTGGTGAGGACGACGACCGGTTACTGACCGAAGAGCTGGCCGACTTTCGAAAAGAGATGGAAATGCAGCCCGGttgtcaacaccaacgagCGGCGAATGGTAACCGTCATTGA